A section of the Phacochoerus africanus isolate WHEZ1 chromosome 4, ROS_Pafr_v1, whole genome shotgun sequence genome encodes:
- the WDR18 gene encoding WD repeat-containing protein 18 isoform X1 — MAAPMEVAVCTDSAAQLWSCVVWELHSGANLLTYRGGQAGPRGLALLNGEYLLAAQLGKNYISAWELQRKDQLQQKIMCPGPVTCLTTSPNGLYVLAGIAESIYLWEVSTGNLLVILSRHYQDVSCLQFTGDSSHFLSGGKDCLVLAWSLCSVLQADPSRTPAPRHVWSRHTLPITDLHCGFGGPLARVATASLDQTVKLWEVSSGELLLSVLFDVGIMAVTMDLAEHHMFCGGSDGSIFQVDLCTWPGQREKSFQPEQDSGKVFRGHRNQVTCLSVSTDGSVLLSGSHDETVRLWDVQSQQCLRTVTLKGPVTNATIMLAPISMLSSDFRPSLPLPHFNKHLLGAEHGDEPHHGGLTLRLGLHQQGSEPSYLERAEQLHSVMCSTMEKNVLGGQDQLRIRVTELEDEVQNLRKINRDLFDFSTHIITRPAK; from the exons ATGGCGGCGCCCATGGAGGTGGCCGTGTGTACGGACTCAGCGGCCCAGCTGTGGAGCTGCGTCGTGTGGGAGCTGCACTCGGGCGCTAACCTGCTCACGTACCGCGGCGGCCAAGCCGGGCCTCGCGGACTGGCGCTGCTCAATGGCGAGTATCTGCTGGCGGCGCAGCTGGGCAAGAACTACATCAGCGCCTGGGAGCTGCAGAGAAAG GACCAGCTTCAGCAGAAGATCATGTGCCCTGGGCCTGTGACCTGTCTCACCACATCGCCCAATGGCCTGTACGTGCTGGCAGGGATCGCAGAGAGCATATACCTGTGGGAG GTCTCCACAGGGAATCTCCTGGTCATCCTGAGCCGCCACTACCAGGATGTGTCATGCCTGCAGTTCACAGGGGATAGCAGCCACTTCCTCTCAGGGGGCAAGGACTGCCTGGTGCTGGCCTGGAGCCTCTGCAG CGTGCTGCAGGCAGACCCCTCCaggacccccgccccccggcaCGTCTGGTCTCGCCACACCCTCCCCATCACAGACCTGCACTGCGGCTTTGGGGGGCCCCTTGCCCGGGTGGCCACTGCCTCACTGGACCAGACAGTGAAG CTGTGGGAGGTCTCCTCGGGCGAGCTGCTCCTGTCTGTGCTCTTCGACGTGGGCATCATGGCTGTGACCATGGACCTGGCTGAGCATCACATGTTCTGCGGTGGCAGCGACGGCTCCATCTTCCAGGTCGACCTCTGTACCTGG CCTGGGCAGCGAGAGAAGAGCTTCCAGCCGGAGCAGGACAGCGGGAAGGTGTTCAGAGGGCACAG GAACCAGGTGACCTGCTTGTCGGTGTCCACGGATGGCAGTGTGCTGCTCTCAGGCTCCCACGATGAGACCGTGCGACTCTGGGACGTGCAGAGCCAGCAGTGCCTCAGGACCGTGACCCTCAAAG GCCCGGTGACCAACGCCACCATCATGCTGGCGCCCATCAGCATGCTGAGCTCCGACTTCAGgcccagcctgcccctcccccacttcaaCAAGCACCTGCTGGGTGCCGAGCATGGGGATGAGCCGCACCACGGGGGCCTCACGCTGCGCCTGGGCCTCCACCAGCAG GGGTCAGAGCCCAGCTATCTGGAGCGGGCAGAGCAGCTGCACTCCGTGATGTGCAGCACAATGGAGAAG AACGTCCTGGGCGGCCAGGACCAGCTGCGGATCCGCGTGACGGAGCTGGAGGATGAGGTGCAGAATCTGCGCAAGATCAACCGAGATCTGTTTGACTTCTCCACGCACATCATCACACGGCCAGCCAAGTGA
- the WDR18 gene encoding WD repeat-containing protein 18 isoform X2, translating into MAAPMEVAVCTDSAAQLWSCVVWELHSGANLLTYRGGQAGPRGLALLNGEYLLAAQLGKNYISAWELQRKDQLQQKIMCPGPVTCLTTSPNGLYVLAGIAESIYLWEVSTGNLLVILSRHYQDVSCLQFTGDSSHFLSGGKDCLVLAWSLCSVLQADPSRTPAPRHVWSRHTLPITDLHCGFGGPLARVATASLDQTVKLWEVSSGELLLSVLFDVGIMAVTMDLAEHHMFCGGSDGSIFQVDLCTWPGQREKSFQPEQDSGKVFRGHRNQVTCLSVSTDGSVLLSGSHDETVRLWDVQSQQCLRTVTLKGPVTNATIMLAPISMLSSDFRPSLPLPHFNKHLLGAEHGDEPHHGGLTLRLGLHQQAPSVSGVRAQLSGAGRAAALRDVQHNGEERPGRPGPAADPRDGAGG; encoded by the exons ATGGCGGCGCCCATGGAGGTGGCCGTGTGTACGGACTCAGCGGCCCAGCTGTGGAGCTGCGTCGTGTGGGAGCTGCACTCGGGCGCTAACCTGCTCACGTACCGCGGCGGCCAAGCCGGGCCTCGCGGACTGGCGCTGCTCAATGGCGAGTATCTGCTGGCGGCGCAGCTGGGCAAGAACTACATCAGCGCCTGGGAGCTGCAGAGAAAG GACCAGCTTCAGCAGAAGATCATGTGCCCTGGGCCTGTGACCTGTCTCACCACATCGCCCAATGGCCTGTACGTGCTGGCAGGGATCGCAGAGAGCATATACCTGTGGGAG GTCTCCACAGGGAATCTCCTGGTCATCCTGAGCCGCCACTACCAGGATGTGTCATGCCTGCAGTTCACAGGGGATAGCAGCCACTTCCTCTCAGGGGGCAAGGACTGCCTGGTGCTGGCCTGGAGCCTCTGCAG CGTGCTGCAGGCAGACCCCTCCaggacccccgccccccggcaCGTCTGGTCTCGCCACACCCTCCCCATCACAGACCTGCACTGCGGCTTTGGGGGGCCCCTTGCCCGGGTGGCCACTGCCTCACTGGACCAGACAGTGAAG CTGTGGGAGGTCTCCTCGGGCGAGCTGCTCCTGTCTGTGCTCTTCGACGTGGGCATCATGGCTGTGACCATGGACCTGGCTGAGCATCACATGTTCTGCGGTGGCAGCGACGGCTCCATCTTCCAGGTCGACCTCTGTACCTGG CCTGGGCAGCGAGAGAAGAGCTTCCAGCCGGAGCAGGACAGCGGGAAGGTGTTCAGAGGGCACAG GAACCAGGTGACCTGCTTGTCGGTGTCCACGGATGGCAGTGTGCTGCTCTCAGGCTCCCACGATGAGACCGTGCGACTCTGGGACGTGCAGAGCCAGCAGTGCCTCAGGACCGTGACCCTCAAAG GCCCGGTGACCAACGCCACCATCATGCTGGCGCCCATCAGCATGCTGAGCTCCGACTTCAGgcccagcctgcccctcccccacttcaaCAAGCACCTGCTGGGTGCCGAGCATGGGGATGAGCCGCACCACGGGGGCCTCACGCTGCGCCTGGGCCTCCACCAGCAG GCTCCTTCTGTTTCAGGGGTCAGAGCCCAGCTATCTGGAGCGGGCAGAGCAGCTGCACTCCGTGATGTGCAGCACAATGGAGAAG AACGTCCTGGGCGGCCAGGACCAGCTGCGGATCCGCGTGACGGAGCTGGAGGATGA